The sequence aaatatgtttttcttccttgtttCATAAAACTTGACCCCTTCAGCACAAGTATCTGTCCCTTTTTTCACTGTTAACTAACGCTTTCTTTACtaagacctgatgcctttttttcctgagacctgatgatTTTTAATCCGAGATCTGACAGGTGATTCTGAGATAAGGATGTCCTAAAATAGACACCATAGATATCATCTGAAAACACCTTACCATATATGATCAAACAAGATAAAGCTCATTAAGATTCCTAAGTCCATGTAAAtccagtggaaaaaagtggaaaaaaaatcaaacctgagCTCGGTCTCTGAGCACCTCAAAGTCTGCCTGGGACAGGAACTGATTATACAGCACACCtgaaggaaagaaaacacaacacataAGAGAGGTGAAGGTCAGCACTTCTTTGGTAAAACGACTGAGCTCCTCTGATGACTGATGTCAACAAAACCAATGTCTTCCTGTCAGAAAAGTCTGGAAGGACTTTAAGTTGTCAGCACTTTTTGATACCTTATTTTTAAACCATACAATCACCCCTATTGCAACCAAAAGGTTCTgcaagagaagaagagagagatcTAGAGACAGGCTGAGCTGATCCTTGTCTTAGACATCCGTCTGATCCAGACTGAATTAGCTAGATCAGGCATTGGCAATAATGTGCCAGTATTTATGGGGCTGATATCTGAGGCAAATCTATGCGGAGTAATAACAGTCATTAACTGAGCACTGACGTTagatcagtatcagcagataccCAAAGTCTAGATATCCGATTGGTATCAGAGCTTAAAGGGCTGTATCACTACAGAGGATACCCTCTACTTTGCACAAATTTGTTGCTAACATACCGGTACTGAAACACTGCAAAGTTATTTGTACAGTGTAATAACTTTGCAGACAGTCTGcatattctatttttattaaaacaacaaatgtccTGACTGTGTGATTATTATTTCAACTCATGCAGGCCACCCTGAATGTTCTCTTCATCTCTGTTGATGTGCGTTGGTGTAACACCTTTgctttataaatgtaaaaactcACAAATAAAGAGTATCCAAAAAAGGATGTGTAGGACTTCTATTTTACTTGCCGTGGTATCAAACAGGAgtcaatattgtttgatttttcatttcataaatgCGTATGTTTcagataaaacacatttctaagcCTTTTTTAAACCTCTTACTTAATACACAGCACTGTATGAAGgtaattctaaaaataaataaatgagtctGACCCTCAGTGAACTGCAGTCTGTCTCTCTCCAGCTCCCACAGTCTGATCTGATCTGTGATGGTTGGAGGAAGGACCGGAGTCTGAAACATGCAGAGAAGACAACGGGCAGATGTGTTAAATTGTGAAAGACAATCATAACAATCTCATGTCATTATGTTCAATAAAGATGTTAAAGCCATTCATAATCACCATATCGAACTGTTGGAGGATCAGACGGAGGTAACGTACCTGTTTGAGCATGACTGGGTGAGCTCTGGTCCTCAGGAAGTGGATAATCTAGaagattaaaaatgtgtaaaacataGTTTCTCTGTACCCATATTTTAACCAGCTTAAAATATACACAAGATCTAACATATCTTAAATCAAGCTTAATTGAATGTACTTAAATAAATATCTAATAACACACTGGTaaccaacctggggtccaggaccccctaaGGCTTTGTCTGAGATTGTCAAAATTATTTGCACATATCAACTAAAATTACaacaaaacactttttagaCAGTATCCAAAGGTCTTGGTGAGAATAACACATGGATCAATTTTCTGAGGGTTTATCAttgaaacagtcaaaattgGTGTTGATTTTTGTCAGCAATAATCCCCTTTATCCTGGGGGTTTTGGGGAGGGTGGCTCAATGGAATAAAGGCTTAGAAGCCACGACACTAACAAGTAAGAAACTGTTAATAGATGGGGATATATTTTGATTTACAAGAAGTCGTCTGAATCTAGATGCTCTATTAATGAAAATCCATTGTATAAGGTGCACTTTGATTGACTGATGTCTTTATTTTGAACAAGTAAATGACAactaaaaacagtttaaaacttGGCTGGATCCCTTATACCCATGTGATCAGGATGCCAGTGGAAAATGCTGAGACGTGCCATCACAGCTAAAAATGCAGCCGCTACCATCACACTTTACACAAGAcctgaaatggtgaaaaattcaccccccattAATCGCGTTTTGCAAGTGGCTTCTGGGACGGCTGCTGGCACTTTTTAATGATGCTGTGCCAGCGATTGCAGAGGCTAGAGTCATGGCCCTCATTTCTCAAATGTGTGTACTGCAGAAATCTGGGGTGTAGATGAATTTCCATGCCCAGATCTGCATTTATCAATCTGAACATGGGCAGTGGATATGCTCAGTATGTGAATATTTTCAACTCAGTATAGATTTGCTGTACAGCTGGTGGTGTTAGATTTgatattacatttaaaatgtatttcacattACACCAAACCTCTGACAATCCATGTgagcaatatttctttttacatgaTAATGATCAGCACACGCCCTCAGCtgattttatcattatttgttATCTTTGATGAACGACAGTTTCTTTATCAATTCATTTTAACAATACAATAGACCGACAGTAATTATCAAAGTTCTAGTGTACACTATATGGTCACTTGGAAAACATCTTGGgagattaaagcaaaaaaagtgTAGTTTCTCAGAGGAAAAGAATGAAACTCTGAGAGGAATCAAATCAAACGTTTAGCTCCTTAAataggagacagaggaggagtgTTTTACTCCAAAATATTCAACTGTATTAACCTGGAAGGTGTTTAAAAGCCGACcataaatgaacacaaaaaaataattttgcttttGATCATAAGCATGTCTGGAGACATAAATAATTTTTCTAATTGGCTATGTGTACTTTTGTGTGGACAAATGGCTGGAGGCTATTAGACAGAGACAAGAGCTTATccagtgatttaaaatgtaagaattaAAACTACTATGATTGCCATGAGAGCTATTCAGATTAGaaacaaacataataaatgttttatttgttttatagcCTATTGGACAGTTCAGTCCCAAATATCTTTTCAAGTCTCATGAACAGTCAGAAGAGAGCGGTTTATCTCTCTAGAACAGTTTATCCACCGTAAACTGGCTTATCATTGTCTACCTCCctacattaataataataaccgaGCTATCACAGCCACTCTCTTCTCAATCTGAGACAGTTTTAGGCTGGCCTTCTCCTGTTTACATGCTGCTTCTTATAAGAGGCAAAACACACTTGTTATCTTAAAAGCTCATTGTAAAGAACACTGATTATATAATAACCTGAATGTAAAGCACTGTGACAATATCATATTAAAGTTAGATATCACAGATGTATAAATtctacttttcaaaatgaaaatattaaatatcttatttttgttgcttctgTGACCTGGAGACTGAACCATAGTAGGGGGCGTTTTTTTGCTGTATAAACTACCTCCATATTATATATTTTGTCCTGCTGTATAATGATAAGATTTAGAGTATAATTCAGATTTTACAGTACAGAGTTCTCATCATTACAATCAGCATCCTCACACATATATATTTAAGAACTAATAAATTCTAAAACCAGTAAACAGGACTTGATATCCAACCATTTCCACATTTAAATTCTTAGCAGAGAGAAGACTGTTGCAAATATTGAGTTATTTGCCTTTGATTAGTTATGTGTGCAAGTGTAAAGACAAAAGGAAGTAAAACAGGCATGTCTGCACAGTGCTGTTTAAGCCATGAAACACTGGTCTGTTAAACAGGATTTGGTGACTGACAggagagtttttattttttgcagtatTTTGAGTCTGAGTACCTGCTGAGCTGTGATGCCGTTGGCGATGGCCTGCTGCACCGACTCCCTTGTGACTTGAGCCACAACCACGTTAGGAAAACGGTACAACATCTCACTGAACAGAGCCACGAGAGCGATCTGGAGCTCCGAGTCTGGAGAAGAGAGGGGAGGCATGAGCATAAACAGGGAGAAATTAACATGAGGTTTGTGGTATATACATTTGTTTATCTACATGCAACCCGCAGAGCTTCAACTGTTCAGACGTACTGGTATAGGCATAGATTCGATAATTTGTCTCCACCACAATGAAGCCTGCATCTCCTGTACCAGGAGAGGAGGCCAATGatgaggaggacgaggaggacaaagaggaggaggagttggTGACCCCTGCTGCCAGTGTGATGGCCAGCCTGGTGGGATAGTACCGCCTTGACTTCCTCtgatgacagaaacacagaaaacattttagaaCCACGAGcattcaaacctttttttgagattttttgttgtttttggggggggggggcttttgtctttaatctgatgggacagctgaagagagacaggaaatatggggagagaaaATGGGGGAAGATATGTAACAAACAGCACCAAGACCAGTGCATTGAGAACTGCAACCTTAGCATGGGTGCCTGCTCCACCAACGAGCCAAATCAGCGCCcccatttaaacctttttaaccCTAGAGTGTAAGGGTCAGGCAGGAGGACAAGGCCAAAAGAACGGAGGAGAATTGATTTTCACAATGCACTCCAAGAAAAAGTcaattaacttaaaaaaaaaaaaaaaaaaggcagaatgtTCAAAtcacaactgaaaaaaaaaacactcttttctcaacattttaactattttctTGGCATTTCAACTTATATTTCctgataaataaacattttgttgAGACATTTTCAACATCTTTACTTAAATGATCAACTGTTTTACttaatattttaacctttttcttaatatttgacttttttctctacattttgacatttcttcatatCTTAGCTTTTTTCTGGGACCTTTTGACTCCCATTAAAGCcagttgtatcatatttgatacacactccgagacctctatctaatcaacatgaACAATAAATTATTCAAAACCTTTTTGAATACAACCTGattgacattttgacttttttctgaaatttaaactttgaaaaaaaaaaaatttcaacttttctATCAGAAGTTGTCAATTTTATCTCAACATTTCTACCTTTAGACAATGTTTCTTCTTTATTCTTCACAAATACACCTTGGTCACGTCGTTTTTTTCTCAGCATGTCACTGTATTTCTCAACAAAGTATAAAACCAAATAAATCTCCAGGACCTGATCAGACGCTGAAAGTCTGCTGCAGTCAGTTGTCTGGtgttttctgctctttcttttACTGCTCCCTGGCTGAACACTCTGTCTGATCACTCTGGAAATCTGCTGTTGTCTGTCCAGAAGCCTAGAAGACCAATCCAACCTATATTAATGATTATCGACCTGTGGCATTCTATCGCTGGTTCTTTTCCAGCCTCAGGAGGTTGTCAGTATCCTGGCGTGTCCCCTTCAGTTTGCCTACAAACTGCACAGGAGTGTGGATTATGCTGTTCTCAACTTGCTGCATGAAACTTTCACACATTTGAATAGTCCTTAATCACACTGGTCTTTGAGGACTTTTCTAGTGCATCTACTGCTGTTTAACCCCACCTGAAAGGTGATAAACTGCTGCAGCTGTACACAAACCCACACCTGATCCTCTGGGTCTTCTTTCATGGCCAGTGAGATGCCAAACAGTTTGAGTCAACAGTCACCTCAGCTCATCTAAGGGCACACTCACAATAGGCAACCTGTACTCATATCGTGCTAAAGCACATTAACCCCCGGCCCAGTGCCCCTtttggcctgcactcacactgctctAAACATCTGAGCATGGATACGTCACGTACCGATGTCATCTCATGGAGCCTCCTTGTAGAAGCGAGCacagtaaaaatcaaaacaatggAGAACAAGGTGGCGATAGTCTGTTCATCGTTCTTCATGTATACAAAGTTTTCTGTGAAGGCAGCAAGAGACAAGGGAGGCCTTTGAAGCGTAACTATGATTTCTGTCCATCAAACAGGTATGAATCAACTAGTGGTCAACCCAAATATGAACTGGGTAAAAAGGCctttaaatttgctgctccCTTTGCCTGGAATGACTTACAGAAAGACCTAAAACTTAGTGAACTGGTCTCACTGGAAGCTTTTAAGAGGAGGTTGGTTGACTTGGAGGCACTCAGATCTGTCTGCAAATGTTTTGAATGATATGTTTGATCGTAGCTGGTTTAAACTATTACTTGCTGCTTTCTCTTTCAGTGTGctgttgtttgacattttacttgTATGTTTACtcgttttttttgtctttaactttgattgtgctgctgctgtcttggccacgacactcttgaaaaagaaatgtttaatctcaatgaggttgttctcctggttaaataaaggttaaataaataaaaaataaataaatacataaaaatattaatgagtGAAATGATGAGTGTTACAACCAAATACATCATCACAATATACaatcatgcatgtttttgtatATGAAGCTCACCTGCATGTTATGTGATGAGCTGTTGTCCATGGATATGTCCATGGATATTCAGACTCATATTACTTCATTTTTCTATAGATTAGAAATGGGCGATAATCGATAATAATGTATCCCGGGTATCAAAAAAATAGTGATAATATTGCTTTGATTACAGTCTTGAAGATGGTGTCATGTAATGAGcgcatgttttttaatgtgtttctcCTCCAGtagcaccactgcctgtgtgtgaagatgctttaaacatgataaatgaaatcTTGAAATGATTTCAGGCCAAtctggcaaaaaacaaaaaacatacataTAGCTTTGCCAGCACAGATATCCTTGCATCATTCTCTGGTCTTCTCTAAAGCCAACTACTGAACGTGTACCACtggctgtaatgtgatccaCGCATacctgagtttaaaaaaaaaatcttatttctgtgtgtagatcagtgatgagagatTATGAAGTTTAAGGCTCTGTGCTGTCACTGTATGTTGAGTGTATATGCACTGATGCTTTTACGCAAAGTTCCTAGCAGATAAAGTTATCTgaatttgaacattttgactttttgaagaGGGGAATGAAAAAACGTCCTCTTATATTTTAATGCCTGACCCGATCACTCACCTgtacattttgctgtttttctacCATCCAAGTTCCTTTATTTCATCAGCTACTTGTGTGTTTTGCAGCCGTGTTTCTCCTGTTTCAGTTTCTCATCATTTTAAGGTGAAATCACCCAGATGCTGACAGTATATCAAGGTTTTATCCTCCCTTTTCTCATCTGTGTCTCACCTTTCTCTGAAAGACGAGTCCAAACTCTCGAAGGTGCTGCAGAAAGGTGAGTAAAGACTCGCTCATCCCCTCCACAGAGTAATCCTGAAACACAAGCAGGAAATGATCAATACACAGAGACTCAAAGCGAACTGACAGTGTTGTTTTGATATGatcacaaacaaaatcaaagcgAGGGAAACTGACCCTGCCGAGAGTGGAGAAGCTGAGCTggaacaagaaagacaaaatctcCACCAGGTCCATCCCTCTGGACTGGAAAAGAGAGAAGGGGAACATAAAAACAAGTGTTTGGATTTTGGATGAAGCTTATAAGCTTTTTTGACTCCAAAAGTCCATTGTGGTTTGGTTAATATGAGTTCTTTGTGCACATCCTTGATTCTGTCACAGTTAGACACAGTAACATTCTACCTGAGTGCAAGAACTGGTACATGGTATGGATATAGGGCATCATCAATGTGAATGGAGCCTTAGCCTGACACaacagatagactgtttcacatttcCCATTGATGGAGGAAACCAGGAACTCCAAATAtgataatgtaaaaaatgaagaaggaaatactttaaaagcctttattataatcaactttttttttttttttttttaaagccagtgTTTCCACTAAGTAGGTCTTCATCAGGGCTAACAgacccatagacagtgtttgggaaggacaaaacctttcaaaataaatgtcagaagctgattggatgaatgttcagtctgtcacattcattatgggcaaTCAGAGCAGCCATTTTATGTCAATccaggattcttcactatcagtggaaCCAGGTAGACAATTAAGCTCTTGCTGAAGCCTGTTAGGGGAAGAGCAAAAGCATCTTTACGACCCAGAAAAATCTTTCAgcgttttttttctcttcttttaataaagaaatgttgtccagatCTGATTAAATCTCTGCTACAGCTGCATCTCGCTAATCTCTTCACCGGCTGCCCtcgtttacaggcttgcagtaatTTTAtctaaaccacatctgtagctactgcctctttctgctcaaatgctgattggtcagatcattctctgaccaggatgGACGGACCTCATGACAGACATGAAACTGGGCAATATATCGGCTTTGGAAGGTCTGTTTAATAGTTACCTGTGCAGTTTTGAGGTACTGCAGGGTGAAATACCAGAGCTGAGAGGCTGTATCCAGTAAGAGGAACTGGAAACCAGCAGAAGTGATGTACGGAGACTCTCCTGCCTCGCTGaaaaccagagaagaagaaaagacagcttcaagtgaaaaaaggaaagattAATGGGCAATGCAGCATTAGGTAACTATTATTGATGCTTAACTCTGCATGCTCTACCCATAGGTCTACTCCAGGCGATTCAAACCATCACCTGTACCTGTGACGTACCTTTTCATGAGTCCTGCCTGAACGAGCAGCTGAGCAAGGTCCTGACTGACGGCAGCGGACGGCGAACCCACCATGAAGTGCAAGATGACCTCCCAGCGCTCCATGGCATAGCGGTCCAGACTCTCAATGTCCCGAGCATGGCGATCTGGGCCCAGAGTGGCACCCTCGTCTGCCCAcgctttgccccttttttaaaaaacggAGGAGGAAATTTTGACTTCAAACTATAGAAAGTGTTAAAtatcttaaaatttaaaaaatggaaatcaaTCAAAGAGTGAAAAGATGTGTTTTATGAGATCTTTCTTGAATTTAAAAGAAAGTTttgaatttctatttttttttgttaagttagtaaaacatttaaagtgttttctttatatctttttatttgtttgaatgttttggcatttttatgaactttttttttgcatttattacattttgcaTCATCTAAGAATGTTTCCATTTAGCaatttattttagtgtttttacaaatattATATTTAGAATctaatttttcatctttaatctctttaattgttgtcacaataccagaacaATAAACTGATGGGATTCTAGTAGAAAATAACTAGCAGAAAAAACATTACtaaaacctgtttgataccactgCCACAAAAAGTATATACAgtttgtgtgagtttgtgtttaGCTGTTTTCTGTACCCTCCAAGCAGAGCAATCCTCAGGTTTTCTTTAAACACAGGGTTCAGGATGTATCCCTGCAGACCGCCCTGCAGCTGCTGGCTGTGCCACAGACGTAGTCCTGCTAACACTGAGACACAATCATCATGATCCCtgcatacaaacacaaacacaaacacatacacagacacaatatatattaaataaatTGCAGATGTATAAACAGCAACTTTCCCTGAAAGACTTTGTGAATGGGATGGAATGTCAGCCTTCAAATCTGTGCTCCATTAGTGTAGCGGAGTGAGGCATGCTCCCAACAATAAATCGATTTTTCCCCACTGCTTGTAAACTGGAACAAGGACAGCAGTCCAGTTGAGTCCAGCCCTAACTGAGCTATAACTGTGGATGAACTTTGTGTATGTACTGAATGATGAATGGCATAAGGTTATGAAGACATAACTCACTTCTGGCTGTCCTTCTTCACCCACAGGGCGACAGCAGCCTGAGGGAGCGGCTGATCCAGGAACAGCATCCTCATCACATAGTTCTTCGCTAAGGACGGGAGCTCCCTTTGGGACATCAATCGTAATAAATACAATATTACACAACAAAGTCATTCCATATTAACACAATAATGTTAAACCACACAGTCGTctgcatataaaaaaaaaaaaaaacatttaaacaaacagtCATCTGCATAAACACagtaacattaaatcagacagTCGTCTACAGAAAACATAGCATTAAACCAGTCTTCTGCCtataaacaaaaatgttaaaccaAACATCTGCACATAAACATAATAACATTAAACCACATaatcatctgcatataaacCTAACTTTAAAACACAGTCGTCTGCATATGAAGATTATAACTTTTAACCACAAAATCATCTGAAAATGAATATAATGTTAAACCAGACAATCCTCTGCATATAAACATAACTTTATATCACACAGTGTCTGCATATAAAGATAATTACTTGACCATAAAGTCCTCTACATATAAACACAATGATGGTGAACCACACAGTCATCTGCATATACACACGATAACGTTATACCACACAGTTGTCTGCACATAAGCATAATAGCATTAAAGGACATAGTCGTCATATAAAAAATGGTCTGTCTTTACAATGTACCTGTAGACGGCAAGACATGTGGCGGGATGGTTGTACAGCCGGTCGAGGACGTCTGGACTCAGCTCTCTCAGATATTCATGAAGGTTTTTACACTGCAGCTGAACACGAAGCTTCATCGTCTGCAGCAGGACAGAGTGTGGTCAGTGAACATACCACCAGGGATCATATCAAATTTCCTTCAACTCGAGGCCCTATAAGGACAGTGTCAAATCATTATTTTACACTGTACTCTGTTTAATGATGATAACAACCAATATTTGGTTGTTAAATTCAGGTGTTGACATGTGCATTTGCTTTTAAAGGACGGTCACAAtaccattttgttttttttacttggaTATATTTCcggtttaaaataaaagatattgATAATAGGTGTAGCAATACCTAGTAGGTGTTTGATATAGTTATCAACAACAGTTCAATCTGCAAAAAGTCTGTTTTGCAATGGTCACGTGGTCAAGGCACTTGCTATGTAGCTTAAAGGTGGTTGGCGTCCCTTGTCTCCAAGACCTCGGGGCACAGGGTTTGAATTCTCCTGCCCTTAAACTACAACAAATGAAAGATCTGCAAAGGGAAAGTACTCCTGATGCCACAGCCATTAGATGAGCTGAACGATACACAAAAGCAGTGTGGCAAAACCCTTGGAACCCTTGTTGCCAGATAAGGAGGAAATCCCTGTGCAGCAAATATCAGTTAGTTACAATGAATATTGGTGGTGCTGAGGTGTCATTGACCGGTTCTTCTAAACCTGAGGATGGGTCCTGCAACGTGACATCTCTCTAGGAGGGCTCCCGCATGCCTGCGATGTTGATGGATGTTGATGGAGCCGGCTCGGCTTGGGACTGCTGTTTTTGCCTTGTCTGATCTGAGGCGCCCTGGCACTGGCAAGACTAGTGTGGGTGGGTACACCCATTACTGGTCTGGCCACACTAATGGACGCCACACTGAGGAGATGGCGCTGGCAAGCTGACTGGCCCCCTTGATATCAGAAGTAAGGCCTGTCAGTGAGCGTTTACTAAGCATTTTACACCCAGCTCAACTAAGTGGTAGGTTCAGACCATAGAGGGCATATCTTGGTCATCCTTTGTGACTTCAATGCTACTACTGGCAAAGACAAGGCATGTGTTGGGTCCACACGGCTCTGGACGAGATGAAAGCTCCTAAATGCTCCTTGACTTTGCCAGCAGTCGAAGCTTGAGGATTGCTGAATCTTGGTTCCAGAAACCTGATTCATGGCCCTTGACTTGCTATACCAATGATGGCATTAAAAAGAAGGAGATTGACTATGTACTTATGGGCAAATACTGGAGGAATGCTCTAGGATTGCAGGGGAGTGCCCAGCTCTTTACTTGCGACAAGCAGCTTCTGGTCACAACTCTGAAATTGCAGCTGAGGTTCCACACGAAGGCTGACTCTGGTCAAAATAGATTGTCTCTTGCCTTGAGGAGCCAGATGTTGCATAGGCATATGAGGCTGGGCTTATGGCCATGCTTGGGACATCAGATGCTTTTCTCGAGGATACCTGGTGAggtggggcatgggcctggcacagacCTGGACAATTAATTATATTAATCAATTATATCAATTATATAGATCAGTGGATGGGGGATAAATTCAGAGTATTCCCACAACCGAAGTTACCATTACTCCACTGGGATAAATGCATTCAAGCTAACAGTTCTAGATATTATCAATTTCCATGGTCAGGGAATAGAAAAGAAAGAATCATAAACTTTACACAGAATGACGTCAATAATATAATCATAAAATGATTCAAAGTTGAGATAAATCACATCATGAACAGCAGATCCGGATAATGTCTATTGATCTCTTGAATCAAGAGTATACATCCCTAAACCACAGCACAAACCACAACtacaatagaacacaaacaaaaaatatcagTAATTGAAGTCCTAGACATCTAACATTGGCATACTTTGTTTAACGTTTCTGTATGGAAAAGTTGGGGATGTTTAGCACAACTTGGCCCGCTTTTCGAGgcttttgtaaaaatgtttaggTCTGTAATTTGCTTAAGCTTTAACACTTTTTCACTAACGATGATTGAAATTATGAGACTGTAACGTATCATAGCATTTCATTTCTAACAGTATGGTTAATGTTGTCAACCTAGATTGCACATCAGTTTCTATAACATCCCTCTCAGCGCAGAAGGTTAAAAATAATCTCAAACGCTTCCGTATTAAACATGATATTTACCGTGAGGATCGATATGACCTTTAAAATGAACTCCTGATGTTTTACTCCTCTTTATCATTTAAACATCGGCATTGTTGTTATCCAGCGCTTCTGTCACTGAGACGCCATGTTTCTACGTGACGTCACATGAAAAGTACGCTCCCATTGGTCCTTGTCTTCTTCAATTTTGTCCTCAGGCGATCATAAAACAAATTACATGCGGTCTCGCCGCCTGCTGGATACAAATTAAAACTACATCTGAATGACAAGCGTCTGTCATTGGGTGTTTTTCGTCATTGTTTAAGGTTTAATTAATGTTTTATCATGTGCTACTATTAAATGTTCAAATGTATTACCAAGTGCTTTAATCTGTTAAGCCCTAGCCTCCTTTATAAGGGTACTGCTCGAAATTACCAGCCCATCTTTGAATGTGTATAACTCTGTAACTACAAGTTCTATGTGAATGATCAAGGTACAATGATGAAGAGGACACTTGTGAGATTTATTCAAAAGTGTAAATATGTATATGTTACTTAGAGTGACTCAAGATGGCACACACATTATAAATGAAATTTCATTTTGCCTAGTTTCTTGCAATTTTAGCATATATATCccatagaaataatgcagttgaaggccaaaaatctccagtaggccaaagcaccacattttgaTATTACCTGTTTCAACTTTTATGCCACGAGAGGCCCAATTTGGCCCAAAAATCTCAgctatcaatttttttttactcatatgcTATTATAGGTGGTCACTGCATCACAGaattcttttttcccccttcaaTCACTCAGACCCCCATACAGTTCCCTTTCAAATAAAGCTTTATaaaggaactaaagtttgacaccaagagaagatttattttcaatatataTCATTGTGTGATATATTATTAATCTCAgcactcacagccaatcacagctcctgTTTTATCAGTGTTGATCTTAACACAATGGTGAACCAAACTGCTCTGTTCtactttgaaatgtaaatttcatattttgtaaataaattaga comes from Cheilinus undulatus linkage group 16, ASM1832078v1, whole genome shotgun sequence and encodes:
- the gtf2h4 gene encoding general transcription factor IIH subunit 4, which gives rise to MKLRVQLQCKNLHEYLRELSPDVLDRLYNHPATCLAVYRELPSLAKNYVMRMLFLDQPLPQAAVALWVKKDSQKDHDDCVSVLAGLRLWHSQQLQGGLQGYILNPVFKENLRIALLGGGKAWADEGATLGPDRHARDIESLDRYAMERWEVILHFMVGSPSAAVSQDLAQLLVQAGLMKSEAGESPYITSAGFQFLLLDTASQLWYFTLQYLKTAQSRGMDLVEILSFLFQLSFSTLGRDYSVEGMSESLLTFLQHLREFGLVFQRKRKSRRYYPTRLAITLAAGVTNSSSSLSSSSSSSLASSPGTGDAGFIVVETNYRIYAYTNSELQIALVALFSEMLYRFPNVVVAQVTRESVQQAIANGITAQQIIHFLRTRAHPVMLKQTPVLPPTITDQIRLWELERDRLQFTEGVLYNQFLSQADFEVLRDRAQGLGCLVWQDVAHRVMVVTPQGHSEVKRFWKRQKTHT